In Bacteroidales bacterium, one genomic interval encodes:
- a CDS encoding endonuclease III, translating to MTKSERRNLLFWLLDVFSRENPFPQTELHYKDAYQLTVAVILSAQCTDIRVNKITPLFFERFPDFKSLAKATVDEVVAYISSCSYPNNKARHLTALARMVMQKHEGKLPLEEKELLALPGIGRKSANVLLSILAQKNVLAVDTHVFRVAHRLGLVYNARTPEAVEKQIRELADDSFPLYKLHHWLILHGRYVCKSRKPRCTSCILKSRCHFFHTLLRSKDHT from the coding sequence ATGACGAAGTCTGAAAGAAGAAACTTACTCTTTTGGTTGTTGGATGTATTTTCGCGCGAGAATCCATTTCCTCAAACCGAATTACATTATAAGGATGCATATCAATTGACGGTAGCGGTTATTCTAAGTGCACAATGTACGGATATAAGAGTTAATAAGATTACTCCTCTTTTTTTCGAACGTTTTCCCGATTTCAAATCGTTAGCTAAGGCAACTGTTGATGAAGTAGTTGCTTATATTTCCTCTTGTTCTTATCCCAATAATAAGGCACGGCACTTAACGGCCCTAGCACGGATGGTTATGCAAAAGCATGAGGGTAAACTTCCACTTGAGGAAAAAGAACTTCTCGCTTTGCCTGGCATTGGACGTAAAAGTGCTAATGTTCTTCTTTCCATTCTGGCCCAGAAAAATGTGTTGGCTGTGGATACTCATGTATTTCGTGTGGCTCATCGTCTTGGGCTCGTTTACAATGCTCGTACACCTGAAGCAGTCGAGAAACAAATTCGAGAATTAGCTGATGATAGTTTCCCTTTGTATAAATTACATCATTGGCTTATTTTACATGGTAGATATGTTTGTAAGTCTAGAAAGCCAAGATGCACAAGTTGCATTTTAAAATCTCGTTGCCATTTTTTTCATACACTGTTGAGGAGCAAAGATCATACGTGA